In Capsicum annuum cultivar UCD-10X-F1 chromosome 11, UCD10Xv1.1, whole genome shotgun sequence, one genomic interval encodes:
- the LOC107848027 gene encoding protein-tyrosine sulfotransferase — MRQKGHIFDVFVILVVLFSVSTITNATESKDGFNQCEHIVKQWASSSLDLEVKNDKHVLQNLLFFLHVPRTGGRTYFHCFLKKLYASSLECPRSYDKLRIDPRKPKCRLLVTHDDYSMMSKLPKDETSVVTILRNPVDRVFSAYEFSVEVAARFLVHPNLTSATKMSGRVRSKNTVSTLDIWPWKYLVPWMREDLFARRDARKQHGHSVVTSTNPYDTKEMVMPLHEYINNPIAQDIIHNGATFQVAGLTNNSYLTEAHDVRHCVLKYQSLGDYVLEVAKKRLDNMLYVGLTDNHKESATMFANVVGTQAISQFTGSGSHGDHPAKNNSEQSSSLLESDFDTTYHQSNSSYQKPNQISSDERGEAAKENMTAGKLMDAYESCILNLRKSQSERRVNSLKKIYPANFTKEGRRQVSEALLQEISLLNHLDVELYKYAQTIFANQHKRMLQSKVVTNQLDTVFDNSYRTFSWEAISVAVSVFFLVLFAVLFVTAKRRTSKLKL, encoded by the exons ATGAGGCAGAAAGGtcatatatttgatgtttttgtgATTTTGGTAGTTCTGTTTTCAG TTTCTACCATAACAAACGCAACTGAGAGCAAAGATGGTTTCAATCAGTGCGAACACATTGTCAAGCAGTGGGCATCGTCTTCACTTGATTTGGAAGTaaaaaatgacaaacatgtcttgCAGAACTTGCTCTTTTTTCTTCATGTCCCCAGGACTGGAGGGCGAACATATTTTCATTG TTTTCTTAAAAAGCTTTATGCCAGTTCTTTGGAGTGTCCGCGTTCATATGATAAGTTAAGGATTGATCCAAG AAAACCAAAATGCAGGTTGTTGGTTACTCATGACGACTACAGCATGATGTCCAAACTTCCGAAGGATGAAACTTCTGTGGTGACAATCCTTAGGAATCCAGTTGACCGTGTTTTTAGCGCCTACGAGTTTTCTGTGGAGGTAGCAGCCAGGTTCTTGGTGCACCCTAACTTAACATCTGCCACCAAAATGTCTGGACGGGTGCGTTCAAAAAATACAGTTAGCACTCTAGATATCTGGCCATGGAAGTATTTGGTCCCTTGGATGAGAGAAGATCTATTTGCTCGA AGGGATGCAAGAAAACAACATGGTCATTCTGTTGTTACAAGCACTAATCCATATGACACGAAAGAGATGGTGATGCCTCTACATGAGTATATCAACAACCCTATTGCTCAGGACATCATTCACAACGGAGCCACATTTCAG GTCGCAGGACTTACAAACAACTCTTATCTGACAGAGGCACATGACGTTCGTCACTGTGTACTGAAGTATCAGTCTCTTGGAGATTATGTGCTTGAGGTTGCAAAG AAGAGGTTGGACAATATGCTGTATGTTGGACTCACAGATAACCACAAAGAATCAGCCACCATGTTTGCAAATGTAGTCGGTACTCAGGCAATTTCACAGTTCACTGGATCAGGATCACATGGTGATCATCCTGCTAAGAACAACTCTG AACAGAGCTCGTCGTTGCTAGAATCTGATTTTGATACGACTTATCACCAG AGCAACAGCTCATACCAAAAGCCCAATCAAATCTCATCAGATGAACGAGGTGAAGCAGCAAAAGAAAAT ATGACTGCAGGAAAACTCATGGATGCATATGAAAGCTGCATTTTGAACTTAAGGAAGAGCCAGTCTGAAAGACGTGTAAATTCTCTAAAGAAAATATATCCAGCAAATTTCACGAAGGAG GGACGTCGTCAGGTGTCTGAAGCCCTTCTTCAGGAGATCTCATTGTTAAACCACCTCGATGTGGAGCTTTATAAATATGCCCAGACGATATTTGCAAATCAACACAAACGCATGTTACAAAGCAAGGTTGTAACG AACCAGCTGGACACTGTCTTCGACAATTCCTATCGTACATTTTCTTGGGAAGCCATTTCTGTTGCTGTTTCCGTGTTCTTTCTGGTTCTTTTTGCTGTTCTATTTGTAACTGCAAAAAGAAGAACATCAAAACTTAAGTTATGA
- the LOC107847839 gene encoding GATA transcription factor 11, giving the protein MTMVEHGGYMDGSPNDPIVDDDFEDILNFLDFPMENLEEDGVGVEWDSSESKFLGPIPTEALMSFPPMPQGNVRSGRVNAVANSRPTIKFTEVQGTTGTFQTQSPVSVLEGSNSCSGGKSIPIKPIKHDTVIPVRPRSKRARPSAVNPWVLMAPISSTRVASKKICDAKKGKEKKRRLPILSGAKESTTCYVQQINDTVPQIPDVSKKKITSTQQSSFVKKCTHCEVTKTPQWREGPLGPKSLCNACGVRYRSGRLFPEYRPAASPTFVPSVHSNSHRKVVEMRKKSIYGGAVVEEPPKMIIGRKRKALPEPTIVDDPPMSPAPEFVPMSSYLFDVY; this is encoded by the exons ATGACTATGGTTGAACATGGTGGTTATATGGATGGAAGTCCTAATGATCCTATTGTTGATGATGACTTTGAGGACATACTCAATTTTTTGGATTTTCCAATGGAAAATTTGGAAGAGGATGGAGTAGGTGTAGAGTGGGATTCTAGTGAGTCAAAGTTTCTTGGACCAATCCCTACCGAGGCTCTAATGAGTTTTCCGCCCATGCCTCAAGGCAACGTTCGCAGTGGTCGTGTGAATGCGGTGGCAAATTCCCGTCCTACG ATCAAATTTACCGAGGTCCAAGGGACCACCGGTACATTCCAGACACAGAGCCCAGTTTCAGTTCTTGAAGGCAGCAATTCTTGCTCTGGTGGAAAGAGTATACCCATCAAGCCAATCAAACATGACACTGTCATTCCCGTACGTCCTCGCTCCAAGCGTGCGCGACCTTCAGCTGTTAATCCATGGGTTTTGATGGCTCCCATATCTTCTACAAGAGTTGCATCCAAGAAGATTTGTGATGCCAAAAAGGGTAAAGAGAAGAAGAGAAGATTGCCAATTCTATCAGGTGCCAAGGAATCAACGACATGCTACGTGCAACAGATCAATGATACAGTGCCACAGATACCAGATGTTTCCAAGAAGAAGATAACCTCCACACAACAGTCTAGTTTCGTCAAAAAATGCACACATTGTGAAGTCACAAAGACACCTCAGTGGAGAGAGGGACCTCTGGGGCCAAAGTCACTATGCAATGCTTGTGGAGTTCGTTACCGTTCAGGACGTCTATTCCCAGAGTATCGACCAGCTGCTAGTCCTACATTCGTTCCATCTGTCCACTCGAACTCTCACAGGAAAGTCGTAGAGATGAGGAAAAAATCTATTTATGGAGGAGCTGTAGTTGAGGAGCCTCCCAAGATGATCATCGGCAGAAAGAGAAAAGCCTTGCCAGAACCAACTATTGTCGACGACCCTCCAATGTCGCCCGCGCCAGAGTTTGTTCCTATGAGTAGTTATTTGTTTGATGTATACTGA